A stretch of Pseudodesulfovibrio sp. JC047 DNA encodes these proteins:
- a CDS encoding ArsA-related P-loop ATPase encodes MKIAFAGKGGVGKTSLAAWTADWLARNGKNVWLVDADTALSLGQASGLSPDQLPQPLIQRKDLVRERIHAGGFLNLNPEVGDLPDELAVDVPLGGDPAPGVTPGHKRLLVMGAVTNAGGGCACDANALLKAVLAHIVMDRDEWVLVDLEAGVEHLGRGTATHVDGLVIVSEPSMRSLQTGAVVGRMAADLGLTNQALVVNRYVGGEIPVLDGLPEWSLSIPALSGLQDRQMMNASVLNLPERDMVDATVARLLDSLAESPVFMDAG; translated from the coding sequence ATGAAGATAGCTTTTGCCGGAAAAGGTGGGGTTGGCAAAACCTCCCTGGCAGCGTGGACAGCGGATTGGTTGGCCCGAAACGGAAAGAACGTGTGGTTGGTGGACGCGGATACCGCGCTGTCGTTGGGACAGGCTTCCGGACTGTCTCCTGACCAGTTGCCTCAACCGCTTATTCAGCGAAAAGATTTGGTGCGTGAACGTATCCACGCCGGGGGATTTTTGAATCTGAATCCGGAGGTGGGCGATTTGCCGGACGAGCTGGCCGTTGACGTGCCGCTCGGAGGCGATCCCGCGCCGGGGGTAACGCCTGGTCACAAACGGTTGCTGGTCATGGGAGCGGTGACCAATGCGGGCGGCGGGTGCGCGTGTGATGCCAATGCTCTCTTGAAGGCGGTGCTGGCACATATTGTCATGGACCGGGATGAATGGGTGCTGGTCGATTTGGAGGCCGGGGTGGAACATCTGGGTCGAGGGACCGCCACCCATGTGGACGGGCTGGTGATCGTGTCGGAACCATCCATGCGCAGCTTGCAGACCGGCGCGGTCGTGGGGCGCATGGCCGCCGATCTTGGCCTGACCAATCAGGCATTGGTGGTCAATCGCTATGTCGGAGGTGAAATTCCCGTTCTGGATGGTCTTCCCGAATGGTCGCTTTCCATTCCCGCTCTTTCCGGTTTGCAGGATCGACAGATGATGAACGCTTCGGTCCTGAATCTTCCAGAAAGGGACATGGTGGACGCAACGGTTGCCCGATTATTGGATTCATTGGCTGAATCACCTGTTTTCATGGACGCTGGATAG
- a CDS encoding ribonucleoside triphosphate reductase, producing MPIQIQKRDGCIETWSTKRIGEAIFKALKGSGIKDPLLANRLAKKVEKRLDGVDVPEQEQVQDMVQQVLMEARLYKVAERYIIYREKRRELRTQNDAYLDISGVTESYLDNVDWRVSENSNMVHSYQGLILHMAGAVQARYMLEKYPEEVRMAHTHGYFHIHDLSFGLAGYCSGWSLRDLLLEGFNLRDRCSSTPAKHFDSACGQIVNFLGTLQNEWAGAQAFNNVDTYLAPFIRYDGLSYETVKQQIQKLLHNLNATSRWGGQSPFTNFTFDFVPPSHIAKEAIIIGGKLQDSTYGEYAEEMAMINRAFLEVMIEGDADGRIFSFPIPTYNVTKDFPWESDEGKLLLKMTAKYGAPYFQNFINSDLNPEDVRSMCCRLQMDLREIRKKTGGLFGAGDLTGSIGVVTLNLSKLAYLAHNEEDFLDLVTEYAHLASESLEFKRKVVEKNLNAGMFPFSRRYLKNGFKGHFSTIGLIGGHEACMNLLGKGVNTESGSNLMQRTLNLLRKLVVEFQEGTGNLYNLEATPGEGTCYRLAKIDKELYSDIYTSGDKTPYYTNSTLLPVGSSSDVFFALEHQDKLQTLYNGGTVFHTFLGEAAPDEESVKNFLIKAMTKTKIPYISVTPTFSVCEDHGYIYGEHFQCPTCNKETEVYTRVVGYYRPVNRWNKGKQEEYKDRLEYSQQTFCETA from the coding sequence ATGCCAATTCAGATTCAAAAACGTGACGGTTGTATCGAGACCTGGTCAACCAAACGCATCGGCGAAGCCATTTTCAAGGCCCTCAAGGGGAGTGGTATCAAAGACCCACTGCTCGCAAATAGACTGGCCAAAAAAGTTGAAAAAAGACTCGACGGTGTTGACGTTCCCGAACAGGAACAAGTGCAGGACATGGTCCAACAGGTGCTCATGGAAGCCCGGTTGTACAAGGTCGCTGAACGCTACATCATATACAGAGAAAAACGCAGAGAACTGCGCACACAAAACGACGCCTATCTCGACATTTCCGGCGTGACTGAAAGCTATCTGGACAACGTGGATTGGCGCGTGAGCGAAAACTCCAATATGGTCCACTCCTATCAGGGGCTCATTCTGCACATGGCTGGCGCGGTGCAGGCCCGATACATGTTGGAAAAGTATCCCGAAGAAGTCCGCATGGCCCACACCCACGGCTATTTCCACATCCATGACTTATCCTTTGGACTGGCCGGATATTGCTCTGGTTGGAGCCTGCGGGACCTGTTGCTGGAAGGATTCAACCTGCGGGATCGCTGCTCATCCACCCCGGCCAAGCATTTTGACTCGGCCTGCGGCCAGATCGTCAACTTCCTCGGCACGCTGCAAAACGAATGGGCCGGAGCACAGGCGTTCAACAATGTGGACACCTATCTCGCACCTTTCATTCGGTACGACGGTCTGAGCTACGAAACCGTCAAACAGCAGATTCAAAAGCTGCTGCACAACCTGAACGCCACGTCCCGCTGGGGCGGTCAAAGCCCGTTCACCAACTTCACCTTCGATTTCGTGCCACCGTCTCACATTGCCAAGGAAGCCATCATCATCGGCGGCAAGTTGCAGGATTCCACCTATGGCGAATACGCCGAGGAAATGGCCATGATCAACCGGGCGTTCCTGGAAGTCATGATCGAGGGCGATGCCGATGGCCGCATCTTCTCCTTCCCCATCCCCACGTACAACGTGACCAAGGATTTCCCCTGGGAATCCGATGAAGGCAAGCTGCTGCTCAAGATGACTGCCAAGTACGGCGCACCATACTTCCAGAACTTCATCAATTCCGATCTCAACCCGGAAGATGTCCGTTCCATGTGCTGCCGTCTCCAGATGGACCTGCGGGAAATTCGCAAAAAGACCGGCGGTCTGTTCGGTGCAGGCGACCTGACCGGCTCCATCGGCGTGGTCACACTGAACCTGTCCAAACTCGCGTATTTGGCGCACAACGAAGAAGACTTCCTCGATCTTGTGACCGAATATGCGCATCTGGCCAGTGAATCGCTGGAATTCAAACGCAAAGTCGTTGAAAAGAACCTGAACGCCGGGATGTTCCCATTCTCCCGCCGGTACTTGAAAAACGGCTTTAAGGGGCACTTCTCCACCATCGGTCTCATCGGTGGTCATGAAGCATGCATGAACCTGCTCGGCAAAGGGGTGAATACCGAATCCGGCTCAAACCTGATGCAGCGCACGCTCAACCTGTTGCGCAAACTGGTCGTCGAATTCCAGGAAGGAACCGGCAACCTGTACAACCTTGAAGCCACACCGGGCGAAGGCACCTGCTATCGTCTGGCCAAGATCGACAAGGAATTGTATTCCGACATCTACACTTCGGGCGACAAGACGCCATATTATACCAACTCCACGCTGCTGCCTGTCGGCTCCAGTTCGGACGTCTTCTTTGCCTTGGAACACCAAGACAAGTTGCAGACGTTGTATAACGGCGGGACCGTGTTCCACACCTTCCTGGGTGAAGCTGCTCCGGATGAAGAAAGCGTCAAAAACTTCCTCATCAAGGCCATGACCAAGACCAAAATTCCGTACATTTCCGTCACGCCGACCTTTTCGGTCTGCGAAGATCACGGATACATCTACGGCGAGCACTTCCAGTGCCCGACCTGCAACAAGGAAACCGAAGTCTACACCCGGGTGGTCGGCTATTACCGCCCCGTCAATCGGTGGAACAAAGGGAAGCAGGAAGAGTACAAGGACCGTCTTGAGTATTCCCAGCAAACCTTTTGCGAAACCGCCTAA
- a CDS encoding SulP family inorganic anion transporter — protein sequence METPSLSVAGTDGSVQADIFSGLTVALALVPEAVAFSFVAGISPIIGLYGAFMMCLITAVLGGRPGMISGATGAMAVVMVNLVLEGNALGGPGSHAGLNYLFCTLLLVGVFQVLAGVFHLGKFIRMVPRSVMMGFVNGLAIVIFLSQLKMFQSGGAWLQGPSLWTMAGLVVLTMAILTVVPKVSAKAPGALIAIIAVSLLVVFTQIDTQTVLSFIQSNGGTGIKAGLPSFAIPSVPFTMETVVFITPYALILAAIGLIESLMTLSLIDELTETRGSGNRECMAQGIANFVNGLFGGMGGCAMIGQSMINVTSGGRGRLSGIVAAGALLFFILFTSQYIEQIPIAALVGVMFIVVIKTFAWSTFNIMNKIPKWDVLVIVLVTVLTVRYDLAVAVLCGVVVSALTFAWKNAARIRVESKVDTHGIKHYTIHGPLFFASTSLFLRQFSVQDDPEEVIIDFQESRIMDQSAIEAINTVAEKYHRVGKSIHLWHLSTDCVRLVKRAQKICVVNVLADPDYFVGIDNYRLYKEHLEFESL from the coding sequence GTGGAAACACCTTCTCTCTCTGTGGCCGGCACCGATGGCAGTGTTCAGGCCGATATTTTTTCCGGGCTGACCGTTGCTCTGGCCCTTGTCCCCGAAGCCGTGGCCTTTTCGTTTGTCGCGGGCATTTCTCCCATAATCGGCCTGTATGGCGCGTTCATGATGTGTCTTATTACCGCTGTGTTGGGTGGCCGTCCCGGGATGATCTCCGGTGCCACGGGAGCCATGGCGGTCGTCATGGTCAACTTGGTGCTTGAAGGAAATGCGCTTGGGGGTCCTGGTTCCCATGCCGGTCTGAACTATCTGTTTTGTACGCTGCTGCTTGTCGGTGTTTTCCAAGTCCTTGCCGGTGTCTTTCACCTCGGCAAATTCATCCGCATGGTGCCCCGGTCTGTGATGATGGGGTTTGTCAACGGGCTGGCCATTGTCATTTTTCTGTCCCAATTGAAAATGTTTCAGTCCGGTGGCGCATGGTTGCAGGGACCGTCTTTGTGGACCATGGCCGGTTTAGTCGTCCTGACCATGGCGATTCTGACCGTTGTGCCCAAAGTGTCCGCAAAGGCTCCGGGTGCGCTTATCGCCATCATTGCCGTGTCCCTATTGGTTGTTTTTACTCAGATAGACACTCAGACGGTGCTGTCTTTCATTCAATCCAACGGTGGAACCGGCATCAAGGCCGGACTCCCTTCGTTTGCCATTCCGAGCGTGCCGTTCACCATGGAAACCGTGGTGTTTATCACGCCATACGCACTCATTCTGGCCGCTATCGGATTGATCGAATCCCTGATGACCTTGTCGCTTATCGATGAATTGACGGAAACACGCGGCTCCGGCAATCGGGAGTGCATGGCTCAGGGAATCGCCAACTTCGTCAACGGACTTTTTGGCGGCATGGGCGGATGTGCCATGATCGGGCAGAGTATGATTAATGTGACATCCGGCGGCAGAGGCCGTTTGTCCGGCATTGTTGCGGCCGGGGCCTTGCTGTTTTTCATTCTGTTCACATCGCAGTATATTGAACAGATCCCCATCGCTGCACTGGTCGGTGTCATGTTCATCGTGGTCATCAAGACCTTTGCCTGGAGCACATTCAATATCATGAATAAAATTCCCAAATGGGATGTGTTGGTTATCGTGTTGGTGACCGTGTTGACGGTGCGATATGATCTGGCCGTTGCCGTGCTGTGTGGCGTGGTCGTTTCAGCGTTGACCTTTGCCTGGAAAAATGCCGCTCGAATTCGCGTTGAATCCAAAGTGGATACACATGGAATTAAGCATTACACCATTCATGGACCACTGTTTTTTGCTTCCACTTCGCTTTTCCTCCGGCAGTTTTCGGTGCAGGACGATCCCGAAGAGGTCATCATTGATTTTCAGGAATCCAGAATCATGGATCAATCTGCCATTGAGGCGATCAATACGGTTGCCGAGAAATATCATCGCGTGGGGAAATCCATTCACCTTTGGCATTTGAGTACGGATTGTGTCCGGCTCGTCAAACGGGCTCAGAAAATCTGTGTCGTGAATGTGCTGGCCGATCCCGATTATTTTGTGGGCATCGATAACTATCGATTGTACAAGGAACATTTGGAATTCGAATCGTTGTGA